GTTTCCCTTTGAGATTCTTAAAACGGCGTTGTTGGTCGTAGGACTCGGACACCACATCCGGGTAAGTGGCATCTTGGTTAATCTACACTTGAGGAGGTAGTGATGCTGCCCTACTCATACTTGCCTCAGCCCTTGCCCTTTTTGTTGGTGCCATGGATGATATTTTCAAGCTTTTTGAGTGAAATCCCTCTTTCAAAAATCTTAGTgaaatatgaaaatttgataCCAAGAGATGAAAGAGGAAAGGATGGGGATGATTTTGATGTAAGAAACTTGTAATTTGGTGGAGTAATGAAGGTGGTATGAGGATTTGAAGAGTTAGGGTTTTGAGGTTCAATGGAGTTTGGGGGAAACTTTAGGGAATAAGATGAGTTTGATGTGAGAGAGAAAGATCCGTGGAACTGCTGGCTCGATGAAGGAAAGCAGGTTTTGACCGAAAACCGGCCCGTTTTCACAAACCTGCTGGTTTTCTCTTCAAAATTTCGTCACTGATCTGCTCGAAACCGACAGGTTTTGTAAAACCTGCCCCCCAAGTTTTCCCTGAACTGGTGCTTTGGCTTACTCCACATAACCGAAAACCGGTTGGCCAGGTTTTcacaaacctgccggtttttGGACTTTCTCTTAATTCCTTTTCCTtgcgaaaccggcaggtttggTGGAACATGCCTCCCTCGTTTCCGCTTCACTGTAGCTTCCAATATCCCAAACCACCGAAACCGGCCGCTTTGTGGAAACCTGGCCAACCGGTTTTCGGTGCTTTTACTCCTTTTCGCCTTCAAAATTTTCTTTAAGTGCTGGATCTTGCTTGCTTTCGTAACCGGCAGGTTTCAAggaaccggccggttttcgctAAAATTTTTCACTTATGACCATAACTCTTTCAGCACCCAAAATTTTCTAAGGCATTAATTTAGCGTTAAGCTCGTAACTGGCAAGTTTCCAtgaaccggccggttttcgctACCTTTGAAAACCTCCGTATTTCTCCAAATTGCGCATCCTTAGTATTGAAATCTGCACATTACTTAAACGACCAAGTGGTAAAATTTCACTCTCCTCACCTCTCTAAGGCTTTAGAATCTAAACCAAGAACACacaaaagaaataataaaaaaatgaaataaaaatcaaactAATGTAAGCAATAAagtacgggttgcctcccgcaaagcgctggtttatttttaggtcccgctcgacctcatTACCTCAATATGCATGTCATGGGGCGGAAGGGTGGAGGTGttggacctcaaccactcctacagtagacccctcatggtacaacttcagacgttgcccatTAACCTTAAATCGCTCACCATTGTTGTTTTCTACTTCAACAGATCAAAACTTGCTAACCATGGTCACAGTGAACGACCcagaccatctagacttaagttttccaggaaataacttaagtcTAGAGTTAAatagtagaaccttgtcgcccactgTGAACTCCCTATGAAGAATATGACTATTGTGCCATCGCTTAATCTTTTCCTTGTAGATACGGGCACTGTCATAGGCTTGCAATCTAAACTCATCTAGCTCACTCAACTATAGTAGCCGCTTTTCACCGGCTAACCTAGCATCCATGTTGAGTTGTTTGACCTCCCAGTTAGCCTTATACTCCATCTCTACCGGCAAATGACATGCCTtaccatacaccaaccgataccgggaagtaccaataggtgtcttgaAAGCAGTTCTATacgcccatagagtatcatcaaGCTTGTCGCTTCAATCCTTCCTAGATttcgccaccactttctcaagtatagatttgatctcccggttggagacctcaacttgcccactcgtctgagggtggtaggctattCCTGTACGGTGGTAGACCTCATatttgcgcaggagcgcatctaGATGCTTTTCATGGAAGTGCGACCCCCCATCATTGATCAATGCCCTTGGTACTCCAAATATGGGGAACATGATTTTCTTGAATAAGgagatgactgtcttagcatcgttagtaggcGAGGCGACGGCTCCCACCCACttggacacataatctacagcaacaaggatatacagattacccttggacgattggaatggtcccatgtagtcTATCCCCCACACATCAAAAATCTCGACCTCAAgaatcccgttctgtggcatctcatgcCTCCCCGAGATAGTgtcggccctctggcacgcatcacaagccatgataaaagcctgtgcatccttgaacatagtaggccagtaaaaccCGCACTGACACAACGTGGCATTGGTCTTTGaaggtccatggtgaccaccataaggtgaagaatgacacctattGATAATACCATggacttcccattctggaacaCATCGCTTATACAATCCTTCAGCAGTTTCACGGAACAAATAAGGATCATCCCAAAAGTAGAACCGAACATCATGCAGGAAATTCTTCTTTTGTTCATATGTGAGATCGGACGGAAGAATACCTCCCATAATGTAGTTCGCATAGTCTGCGAACCATGGCGACTGACTagcaagtgcaagtaaatgatcatccgtaaatgaatcatcgatcggtgtagacactttaccatcatcatatctcaatctagacaagtggtctgcaaccacattctcatcCCCCttcttgtcgcggatctctagatcaaactcctatagcagtagtatccatcgaataatcCTAGGCTTGGCTTCTTTCCTAGAGAGAagatacttaagggccgcatggtcagtatagactatcatcTTGGACCCAATCAGATAAGTGCGAAATTTGTCCAAGAcatagactatggctagaagctccttctcagtagtagaTTAATTAACctgagcttcatctaaggtcttgCTAGCATAGTAGAtagcatgcaagaccttttccTTTCACTGACCTAAAACTGCCCAAACTGCGtagtcacttgcatcacacattatctcgaacggGAGATCCCACTCGGGAGAACGTATGATAGGAGCCAAAGTCactgcctgtttaatcctgtcagaagcctcaagacaagcatcagtaaacacaaatggggcatccttgaggaggagttgggtcagtggtttaacaatcttagaaaaatccttgataatgcggcgataaaaccccgcatgaccaagaaaacttctaacacccttcacattaactggaggtggaaattgttcaatcacttggaccttagctcgatccacctgaatgcccttatcagatattaaATGTCCCAAGAACACCCCTTCAGtgaccatgaaatgacacttttcccaattTAGGACCAGGTTACATTCATCACACCTTTTCAACACTTTAGTCAAATTAACCAAGCAGGAATCAAAATAAGTACCATGGACGCTAAAGTCATCCATAAaaacttccatgatagactcaataaactcAGAAAAGATGCTCATCATGAAAAGTTGAaaagtagcaggtgcattacacagaccaaagggcatcctacgatatgcaaaagtaccatagggacaggtgaaggtggtcttttcctggtcgtctggatgtatagGGATTTGGAaaaaaccagaataaccatccacataacagaaaaacttgtgacatgCTAGCCTttccaacatttgatcaataaagggAAGAGGAAAGTGGTCTTTTTTAGTGGCAACATTCAGACGCCTATAGTCAATACACATGCGCCAccctgtgactaccctagttgggaTTAATTCATTCTTTTCATTTCTAACCACAGTCGTCCCCCTTTTCTTTGGGACTACCTAAACAGCACTCACctacttagaatcagacacaacATAAACAAttcccgcatcaagcaatttcataactttagCTTTTACATCATCTTGCATGATGGGATTCAAACGACTTTGGGGTTGAATGCATGGCTTTTGATTATcttctagatgtatcctattcatgcaaaatttgggctaataccctttaaatcgtcaatactgtacccaatggcctttttgtgccttttcaacacaTTAAGAAGTTGGGacaactggtctgcatcaagtgtAGTACTGACAAttacagggcaaagttgttcatcatccAAAAATGCATATTTCAGGTTGGCAGGTAGAggtttaagttcgggtttctttacctgtTTTAAAGAATAGGCCGGCTGAACTAACCTCCTCACTTTGGTGCTCTCCTCGGGTTCAAGCTCTCCACCATCAAGAGCTAActctagagcatccacttcagccctccaagaactgctatcacctgcagaagatcCACTACAAAGCACCGCCTCCAAGGGATTCCTTTcaagaacttgggagacgttatctcGCATAATAAAGTCAACTACATCAATTCGATAGCATTGttcttcctctagcatgggactctTTAAGGCACTATTTAGATTAAAAgtaaccttatcatccccaacagacaaagtaaatttcccacttttaacatcaatgaccgcccctgccgtgtgaaggaagggtctacctaagataatgggaatttgagaatcctcttgCATGTCTAGTACTACGAAGTCCACAGGtttatagaatttacctactctaacggggacgtcctctaaaacacctaaggggtatttaacAGAACGGTCGACCATTTGCAGAGTGATATTAGTAACTTTAAGCtcacccatgttcaatttaGTGCAGACAGACAAGGGTataacagacacactagcacctaaatcacataaatcCTTATCAATAAAAACTATGCCAATGTTAcgtgggatggaaaaactcctggggtctttaagtttaggtggagacttgttatgtaaataagcactacatttCTCAttaaaagctacagtctctacctcacaaaaaacacgtttcctggtcaaaatatctttcataaaCTTATCATatgcaggaacctgtaaaatcaattcagtaaaaggaactgTTACCTGCAAGTTTTTTACCACATCCAAGAATTTGCCAAACTGTTTGTCTAGATTACTCTTAAGTtgccggtttgggaaggggagtgcaataggtggtacatgaatatctgtccccttcttaacctcaggTGTAGCCTCTTTTTCACAGACTACTTTCTCAGCTTGGTTACCATCCATGACTACCTTTGGTGTTTCCTCATTAACTAGACCGCTAGCAGACAACTCAGAATCAACCTCGACAGGCATAGAAGGACCGTCATAACCTCttccactcctcaatgtaatagCATTAGTAGTTTCTCTATTCtcaggctgtgaagggagttgaccttgGGGTCTCCCtgcaagagtagtagccatttgtgccaactgtgtatcaatgatcttgttatgcGCGGCAAGAGCATCAATTTTAGCATCCTTTTCACTCAGAGACTTCTGCATCTTCAACATCATGttcctcatctctactagcatagggtctaactatgtgggttgaggttgtggtgATGGATGTGgtgtgtgttgtctagggaacctaggtggtccactagactgttgaTTGTAGTTATTCCGTggttggtatggttgttgtggtggtgggggATGTTGAACCTGATGGGGGTTCTGAATATTAGTACTCCTGTATGATAGTAGGGGattgtttttatacccctcattgtaagaaTTAGAGTACGGGTTATTCTGTTTGTAGGCCTGGAATGCATTACATTGTTCAATggagctcctacattcctgtgcataatgaccagacgtCGCACAACTATCACAGACATTAACGGCTTGAGAATTCATTACAGCTACACTAACATGTTGAGCGGATTGAGCATTTGCTGCTTGCATACTATCAAACTTgtaatgtaaagcagtcaattgggcagtcaGTTGTGCTATGGAATTCAagtcatgcttaccacccttgttagatagacctctaggattcccatactgggcattatgaatggccatctcctcaatcacctccatagcccTAGTCACAtcaagttgcatgaatctcCCACTAGCAGCAGAATCCAAAATAAgtctagactcattacccagaccattgtAAAACTGTTGGATCAAGAACCACGGTTGTAGACCATGGTGTGGGCATTCTCTCTGCAGGTCTTTGAATCTTTCCTAGACTTCAAACAAGCTCTTGTCTGCCTATTGTGTAATAGAAATGAACTGGCTCGTCAAACGGGCTGTCTTCTCAGGCGGGAAATATTTCACATAGAAAGCAAGATCCAGAGAATCCCAGTCAGTGATTTTCATAGCTACTCGAATGAGCCCGTTAATCCATAGCTTTTCCTTCCCACTCAAAGAAAATGGAAAGagcatctccatagtctgctctggCGTTACATTCTTCTGCTTGACAGTAGAGCAATATTGAATGAAAGACTGGATATGAAGATTAGggtcttcacccttttccccaccgaattggtgcCTCTCAATCATATTTATCAATGCAGGTTTAATCTTGAaagtctcagctgcaatagaaggcatgactGCCTTGGGTAGCACGGACAGAATttgcttagaatagtctgtaagcctcgGCTCAACTACTCCGttacccatctctatctctgaaactgtatttgtatctgaaggaaaaagaccgccaatattatgatcagaataaGAGtaagagtaattcccacactctGCGATGAAATTTCTTCAtttacgaaaggttctttcgggcacAAGATCGAACGGAGTAAGATTGCTAGTActtacggtcctgggcatagacaaagaaactacaaacgggtgtgagatccggtctcaaggaacgggggttccttgagaagtaacaaacaataatctagatcaaacaattaataacagaaaaataaaaccatttccccggcaacggcgccaaaatttgacaggctaaagtcgtatcgcctaatcaaaaataaacctaagaccactaacaagatagtaagggaagtagggatcgaatccacagggaaacaggagTTTTCCTATTATTAAATCTAAGGTCTAGACTACTGGGAAACTAGAATATGGGTTGATTTGTATATTAAAACTACGACGATAATAAAATAGGGAtaaatcagatattaaaaggtctagggaataggttcaccgatgaacaacaatccaggatgataaacaatcaataataatcaatgaaatagttaattagactagcatgctctctcgaatcgatactaatcatagacttagaattaacgggatctcgctacgtattaatcccaattctacctattgaaacaagcctaaacatcaaaatgCATCTCttgaatcttaacttgatattgctaaactaatacaatcaaacctgcgcaaatctaattgcatagtaaataggagcaatcaataggaattaacagctaaaaccaacaaccaacaacaattaatcatcccttcatattcgttcatggattcccaaaaccctagaaaataaccTACTCACAAATATTTAGATTAAACCAAACAAACATATTAAATGAAAGCATAAGTGAAATTGAATAATAGAATAAGAAACAAAATAATACCTAAACGAAGAATGGAGGAATAGCTGAAAGATTGAAGCTTTAATTAAAATGAAAGTTAGGTGTTTGACAAAGTTCTATGAAAAAATTAAAGTTGAAGTTCTAATACTAGGAAAATAACCCGGAATTTCCAGAAGAGTTTACTACTAAAAgctaatttaatatatatagccTCTCCCTTAAACCTACGGAGAGAAACGAACAAAAGGAATACGGGCTGGGACCGAAAACATGGCTCCCCGGTTTgtgaaaaccggccggttttcggtccTTCTCAGCATAGAAAACCTACAGGTAGCGAAAACCTGGCATCCAGGTTTGTGAGAACCTGCAGGTTTCGcgcctaaaattaaaatcctccTTTTCTCAAAACCTGCAGGTTTGCGAAAACCTGGGCCCCAGGTTTTGAGAATATTTTGCCGTTTTTTCCTTGGGCTTGAATCTTGAGGCCCAAGCTTAACTCCTTTGGGCCTAATTTTCTGTTTATGGCCCCTTGAAGTTAGCTAGATCATCCCGTACATGCTCGGGATGTGTGTAGTCCTCCAGAAATAATAGAAAACGGGTCTCCAAAGACCAATTATCATCAAAAAGCGGTCCTGCAACTAACGACACTACACAACATACATTAGCACTAAAAtaggctccgaagagctcaaatGAGATGAAAAGTTCATACGGGATGGGggtaaaaactatataaaatatgAGTGTATCAGTCCCGCTAATCCACAAGAGAGAATGACCACACTAATCGGGTTAGAGTGCAAGCTTTGCGACATCGTTGTCATCTCACCTCATCACTATCATCAAAGGCTCTCACGAATGAGGAGAAGTATGACTAAAAGCTTCCACCAAGTTGCGTTTTTAGGCTTGAAGGGTGCATGCCATTTATGCACGAGAGAAGAGTATAAGAGAAGTGAAACAGCTAGGGGCATGGTTTTATCCGCGATTTTATGCAACACCCGATGCATGACTCGTCACGGGTCGTGCACATTTGGCACGGGCCGTATAGAGCTGCTACTCCACtccagtgttaggttatgatacatatgacaaaacataaatcatgctgaAAAcattaatgccaggaaacatattatttacacataatcatttagcataatttaggtgcacacactttgtagcgtgccctccctagctgcgcccgagccgaacaagaacaagtctttaggactccaagtgtcgtccctccgtagatagtccacagcacgtccggatccgccttaagattgaccaactagaatcgcccttaaggtactataatttccggctaattatgggcaagaatgtgacagatatttctgctcaaaaatcactgttttattgtatgaatacttgttgaaaaaatcttgtataaatttatgaccctaggcatatatttatagaaccttggaaaggatttcgaatcctgttagaatactaattaattaattagaatcctattagaactctaaaaaattaatttaatcttttaggattaggatttaatctatgcacgaattccgatagcttttgGATTCTTATAGCACGTacgcacgtacacacgcaccacACGAGCACcacacgcccatgcgcaagccttgcggcccacgctgagcgcacggcgcacaagcccactgcccgcagctcatttgtgcgcgcgcgccagccttggctgggcctgaccttgcgctgggcctggtcgaggcattggcgtgttgttggatgcgtgtggcttgctgggcgatgacaTGGATTtgtgctgggcgatggcctggcttcgtgctgggccttcgtctagaaagcctcgtccgatgctaattcgtacgatatgctttccgattaaattcccgatttcggaattcatttccgacacgaacaatatttaatatttccgattccggaattaatttccgtttcgaactaatatttaatatttccgtttgcggaattattttccgattccgataatatatccgattctgacaatatttccgtttccggcaatatttccgattccggcaatatttccatttccgataatattttccgatacgtaccatgtttccgtttccaacaacatctacgacttggataatatttatatttccgatacgatccatatttccgttcccggcaatatcatcgtttccggagtattcatttcttgcctttgacgatctcagctcccactgaaaccaagatccgtcgattccgaatatcaatagatggagtatttaatgccattaaatacttgatccgttcatgtagtatttgtgtgaccctacgggttcagtcaagagtaagctgtggattaatatcattaattccacttgaactgaagcggcctctagctaggcattcagctcacttgatctcactgaattattaacttgttaattaatactgaatcatatttattagacttaacattaaatgcatacttggaccaagggtattatttccttcagtctcccacttgtccgtagggacaagtgtgcatttcctaattcctttgtcgctcgatgcttgctcttgaacataaggtaagagttgtcatccttattatgtccagaggtgtttatcggtttcagagttcaactgatcaaataacagataatcatagcctatgattcatctgagcacgaccatgcattttacagtttctagctctccgagtggccttgtacaacttttagcatctcatcccgatttatgggaggacaatcccaatcttgcg
This genomic stretch from Spinacia oleracea cultivar Varoflay chromosome 3, BTI_SOV_V1, whole genome shotgun sequence harbors:
- the LOC130470126 gene encoding uncharacterized protein, with the translated sequence MGNGVVEPRLTDYSKQILSVLPKAVMPSIAAETFKIKPALINMIERHQFGGEKGEDPNLHIQSFIQYCSTVKQKNVTPEQTMEMLFPFSLSGKEKLWINGLIRVAMKITDWDSLDLAFYFYNGLGNESRLILDSAASGRFMQLDVTRAMEFDSMQAANAQSAQHVSVAVMNSQAVNVCDSCATSGHYAQECRSSIEQCNAFQAYKQNNPYSNSYNEGYKNNPLLSYRSTNIQNPHQVQHPPPPQQPYQPRNNYNQQSSGPPRFPRQHTPHPSPQPQPT